CTCGATGTTTCGGAACTGTACCTGGTGGAAGGGGACTCGGCCGGTGGGTCGGCCGATCAGGGTCGCGACTCCGCCACACAGGCGGTATTGCCGCTACGCGGGAAGATTCTGAACGTCGAGAAAGCCCAGCTTTTGAAAGTGCTGGCAAACACCGAAGTCACCGCGCTGTTCAAGGCGATCGGGATCACGCCGCTGGCGGAAGAGCAGGACGTCGCCAAGCGGCGTTATGGGAAGATCATTCTCATGACCGATGCCGACGTCGACGGCTCGCACATTCGCACCCTGCTGCTGACGTTCATCTTCCGTCACATGCGCGAACTGCTCAAACAGGGCTGCGTCTACGTCGCCCAGCCGCCGCTCTATCGCGTCATGTCCAAAGGCAAGCGGAACCAGAAGCCCCGCTACGTTCAGACGCATCATGAGATGATGGGCGAACTCCTCGAACTCGGCCTCGAATCCGCCACTCTCATTCTGCAACCTCGGGACAGCCTGCTCGCGAACCATGCCAAGGGAGCCACGCAGCGTCGGGAAATTTCTGGCGACGAACTGCGTAAACTCGCCAAGACTCTCAGCGTGATTGAAGAACCGCTGGAAGCGCTCGAACGTCGTGGGATCATGCTGCGTCGGCTGGCAACGGAACATGCCACGCCTGATGGACTCTTGCCAAGATTTCGCACATTCCGCGGCACCGAAGAACGCTGGTTCGCCACCCGTGAAGAGCTCGATGCCTTTCTCGCCGAGCAGAGTCAGTCCAGTCAGAACGTGAAACTGGCCGACGACACCATTCAGGCCGGTGCCGCAACGCCTGAACATCCCGAGGCAGAACACGCCGCCCCGGTCGACACCATCACCAAGGCCGACCTGTTCGAAGTCCGAACCATCAATCAAGTTCTTCGGGCGTTACAGGAGCAGCATCAGCTCTCGCTCAACGACCTGCTGATGGCCCCGATGAAGAACGCCGAACAGGTCTACCCCTATGAGGTGATCGGCCACGACACCCCGCGTAAGCTGCTGAGCCTGCGGGAACTGGTCACCACGCTCCGCGACCTGGGAGGCAAAGGCCTCATCCGCACCCGGTTCAAAGGACTGGGCGAAATGAACCACGACGAACTGGCCGAGACGGCGATGGAACCGGCCACGCGACTTCTGAAACGGGTCACCCTGGACGACGCCGTCGCCGCGGAAGAAATCTTCCGGGTGCTGATGGGCGACCACGTCGAACCCCGCCGCGAGTTCATCGAAAAGCACGCGCTCGACGTCAAAGACCTGGATGTTTGATGTGATTCTCCAACATTCCCCCCTCGCCCCAGTACTCTGGGGAGAGGGGCCGGGGGTGAGGGGCCAAACGTCATTCAGCCAGCCATCGTCACAGTCCCTCCCACACTCACGTCGATTTTGAAGACGTTTCTGAGAGACAGTGTTTGAACTCCCCTCGCCCCAGTACTCTGGGGAGAGGGGCTGGGGGTGAGGGGTCAAACGTCATTCAGCCAGCCGCTGTCAGAGTCCCCCCTCGCGCGCAACCGCTCCCCATCGTCCGATCCTTCACTCGAGGTGGGCGTGGCTGAAAAAGCAGATTTAACGCAGTCGCTCATCGACTACGCGGCCGTCTTTGGGGACGACATTTCGGCCGAACTCTTTCGGCAAGTTGCTTATTGCACGGACGAAGAGATCGCCGAGCACTTCGAGAGCTGGAACGCATTGCGGCAGTCCGCTGGTCTCGACCCGCAATTTGAAACGACCCGCAGGCCCTCAAATCATCACACGCGGGCAGAGATCCTCGAACTTCTCCGCCAGGCGGTCGCCGTTCACGGCGAGAACATTTCACTGCAGAAGTTTCAGACCGTCACCGGGCTCAGCGAAAGACTGATCGTCAGCCGTTTCGAAAGGTGGTCAGAACTGCGACTCGCCGCCGGCCTGACCCCCTACGCACATGTGAGGCTCCGACATTCCGACGAGGAACTCCTGGCGGACGTCCACCGCATCGCTCAGGAACTCGGCCGCGCGCCGCGACGGATCGACTACCAGAAAAAAGGCGGCAAATTCTCCGGCCCCACGTTTCTGAGACGGTTTGGATCGTGGGAGGGAGTGCTGGCTGCGTACGAGTCTTTTGCTGCGTCGCGTTCCTGAATTCCAACGGCGAGATGCAAACTGACTCCGCGTTCCCATGCTCATGCTGCTGACGCGAGATGAGCATGGCACCCGAGCCGAGGCTCTACAACAAGGGCAGCCGGCATCATCGCGTACCCAATTTCCACCGGAGGCGGAAGACACTAATTCGGGGCTTCACGACTAGAATTCGCTTTAACCCCCGGCACCGTCTACCCTGGTTACCAGGTCAGGTGAGCTTTCCCCGCAGTCAAATGCTCATGCTGCGGACGCGACATGAGTTTGGCCCCCAAGTCGAGCGTCCATGACAAGAGTACCCGGCACTTGTGTCCTAGCTTGTCAGCGGCGATAGTCTGAGGAGTGTAAAATTGACATTCTCACCCACGAACTGCGAAAAAGTCACTCGATTTGGAATGTCTGCTTGGACGACAACCATCAAATGAGAGATGAGGACATCAGATCTGTTCTGCTACAGCATATACGGGAGAATCATCGCGATTCGGCCGTCATCGAAGAAATGCCGCTTTTGCGTACTGGGCGGGCGGACATCGGGGTAGTGAATTGCTCGCTGTGGGGTTATGAGATCAAGAGTGAGCGCGACACCTTGAATCGTCTGCCTCAACAGATCCCATTTTACGACGCAATTTTTGATCGTTCGATTGTTGTTGTGGCTGGAAGCCACCTGCGGTACGTCCGGAAAATTGTCCCTTCGCATTGGGGAATTCAACGAGCGATCTTGGTCGATGGAGTCGTGGAGTTACACCACGTTCGCAAACCAAAGTTGAACACCAAGACCTCTTCAGAGGCTTTGGTCCGTCTGGTTTGGAAAAACGAAGCGGTTTCCATTCTGCGAGCACACGGACTGGGTGGCAGTAACGGGACGCCACTGCTGAAGGTGTGGGAGCAGCTACTCCGCCTGCCGAAACAGAAACTCGCCGACTCCGTGCGACTAGCCCTCAAAGTCCGGAATGGTTGTGGATCTGCTTCGCGACGAGTTCAAGATGGTGATTTGCGCTCCATTGAACCCACTCCGTGCTCCCGCCAGTGCTTAGCTGGCCTGATGCAACTTGACTGAAGATATCGTCACCTTCGCTGAACTGAGGGCCACGATAAAATGGCTGCGTTATGAGTGAGGCGCAAATGGGTTGCATATCTGCACCCCCGCCGCCTTTGAGTTTCCCCCTCATCTGTGTCTGCCAGTTGTCAGCGACAGCATATCGCACATTGGAGCTGGGCATGCCGAACGTGGGAGCGGGGCCGGGGCTGCGTGTCGTGTAATCCGAGAACGCTGGGTTTCGAGGCAAACTGCCGCTCAGGACGGGCTGTTCCCACGTTAGCCAGCAGTTTCGCGGGACCGAATTCCAAGCGTTTGTCGGCAAGGACATGAGAGAGTTAGGGAATACTCCCGAAGACGAAATCAAATTTCGCCACTGTTGCAAATGCCGAGTGACTGGAAGTACGTCGGGGAGACTCATCGATTGTTTCCCGAAGTCGATCAAAAGATCCACTTGTGTGGCCTGAGTCCCCATGTAGTTCAACACGCCGTCGATCGCCGGCGAGGCGACTTCGTTGGATTTCAGCCTAAGAAGCACTCCGCGTTGATCCAGCTGCATCGCATCTTTTGCAGCGTCGAGGGAATTAGGGCCGTCGGTAAGGTGAATCACTGGGATAAACTGAATCTGATGGCTGCGAGCCGCTTCGTAAATTGCGGTAACCTGAGTGGTGGTCATCCCGAGATCACGCAGCCAGATGGTGTCAAGGTACAAGGGCAAATGTGGTGGCCAGGCATTTGCAATCTGCTTGAAGACCGCCAAGAGGTGCTGCGCGACAGTCTTGTTATTCGGAGAATGAATCTCGATCACTGGCGTTAGCCAATGTCGAGTGGCGTCCTGTAGATGGGCCAGCGCCCACAGTTCGCCGCGTTTGGACTTGATGATAGGTGCATAATGCTTGTGTGAGAATTTCATCAGTGGAGCTGCCCGCAAGAGAAAAAAGCTGAGCTAAAGTGCCTCATTTTTGTCGAACAAGAGATCTTCGATTGCAATGATGTGTGCCATGTAGCGGGGAACCTAAGTCGGTGCTGATTCCGGGTGCTGCCGATCTCAACACCGACCTAGACTCTCAAGCTCTGCTGCCTCTGAAGGTTGCAAGAGTAACTTGACGTGAGACCCCGCCTACATTCACGATTTCTGACGAAACCCGCTGCAGACCCAAGTCGCCATTCTGGAAATCGATTCGCCAAGATCAGCCCCGACAATCGATGTGGCCAATCGCAGAAATCGCATCCACCAGCAGAACTGCAGCCAGCCGGCGGCCCATCCTTTTTGAAAGGGAACAGCCTCGGCATAGTCCAACAGGATGTCAGCCATCGCGGGCTCAAAAACCTTTTCGCGAGTGTCCTTCCCCAAGATGAACCGGAATAGCCACATCGCCTGTGCAATCGCCGGCGGCTGCACAGGAAAAATATCGAACGTAAAGTCGCCAGGCTCCGTGACAATGTAATCGGATTCAACGCCGTTTTCAGTTGCAGCATCAACCTGTTGCTGCAATTGAAGCTGCTGCTGTTGCCGGAGCTGCTTTGTCACATGAGGCGCGGGCTGTGAATTCTCAGCCCGCGTGCGAATCGTTGCGATCCCATTAGAGCGATGTAACCTTACGACGATCACGTTTGCTTTTGGGTTTTTCCGTTCCTTCATTCGAAACTCCTTGAACCGTAACTGTGGGTGAGCCACTGGCGGCTCGGTCAGCATAAAATGCAATGACCGAAGCCCGGGCACGACGTCCTGGTTCGGTCAAGCTGTAAAACCTCTCTCGAAATGAGACCTTCGGCGCGTCAGTTCTTTGATATCTCCCTTCGATAAGTCCAACGTCCTCCAATCGACGCATCATTTGGTAGAACGCCGGAAGACTAGTCTTCGCGGCCAATTTGTTTCGAACCACCCGTCCCGCTACTTCCTCAAAGACAAGTAGATCAAGAACGGCAAATTGCAGATGGGTAATGTTTGGCAGTTTCTCCTTTCGCGCGGCCTCGCGATTTGGTGAGCGGTCCATGTCGGTCTCCTTGCTGGGTTCTGTGCCAGTCATCCTGCGGTTGGGTTTGGGAGTGTTGGTGACTAGCCGTGATTGTCGTGGGGCGACGAGCGACGATCCTTCCGAGCGTCATCGCAACGCGAGCATTGTTGTGTGACGTTTTACAGCCTTAATGCGACGGCGTCAATGGTGAATAAGGCGAACCTATAAAGGTAGACATTAGATGCCTCCCACCCGGGTTGTGCATGCCGCTGATCGCAGCAGGGTCGCCCCTGGAAAAAGGCGTTCATACACGCTCGCCGGGTGGCCTGGTTGGCTCTGATCTCGTGTACCACGGGCGTGTCGAATGTCGGGCGGTGTTCTTTTCCTGGCAGGCGTCCCTCAATCCATTCGTCGGACGCCTGAAAAGCCCCTCAACCCGGGCCTCTCCCCAGGGTACTGGAGCGAGGGAGAAAACCCAGCCGGGTGCGGTGCTGACTCTGGCGCCGCACCCCCTCCTCACTGGATGGAGAACCGCTCTCGCACGGCTGACACAGGTTCATTTTCTCTCTCGCCTTGGCAGCCAG
This sequence is a window from Planctomicrobium piriforme. Protein-coding genes within it:
- a CDS encoding beta family protein; the encoded protein is MKFSHKHYAPIIKSKRGELWALAHLQDATRHWLTPVIEIHSPNNKTVAQHLLAVFKQIANAWPPHLPLYLDTIWLRDLGMTTTQVTAIYEAARSHQIQFIPVIHLTDGPNSLDAAKDAMQLDQRGVLLRLKSNEVASPAIDGVLNYMGTQATQVDLLIDFGKQSMSLPDVLPVTRHLQQWRNLISSSGVFPNSLMSLPTNAWNSVPRNCWLTWEQPVLSGSLPRNPAFSDYTTRSPGPAPTFGMPSSNVRYAVADNWQTQMRGKLKGGGGADMQPICASLITQPFYRGPQFSEGDDIFSQVASGQLSTGGSTEWVQWSANHHLELVAKQIHNHSGL
- a CDS encoding DNA gyrase subunit B; amino-acid sequence: MSDAPKPKPRSEDYGSNTIQHLEGIEGIRHRPAMYIGGTDLSGLHHLVYEVTDNVLDEFANGFATVMNVQIHGDGSVTVSDDGRGIPVDKMKDKEQSALEVVFTEIHAGGKFDRKAYAVGTGGLHGVGITAVNACSEWLEVEVSRQGHVWTMEFAKGRMTSPLAQGAATEQTGTKVTFKPDPTIFPNTTFSYDMIHKRLQDCAFLNAGIRINITDERTGQTDTFFYEDGLAEFVKWINRTETPLHPDVIRVKGQIEAVEVDVAMQWNDGYSEAVRCFANGISNHEGGSHLSGFKTALTRTLNSYGKATNAFKDMTPAGDDFREGLAAVVTVRIPNPQFESQTKIKLTNPEVEGAVNSVVGDTLSKYLEENPTIAKNICQKGLRAAEAREAAKKARDMARSQNRVSGGGLPEKLRDCRNHGLDVSELYLVEGDSAGGSADQGRDSATQAVLPLRGKILNVEKAQLLKVLANTEVTALFKAIGITPLAEEQDVAKRRYGKIILMTDADVDGSHIRTLLLTFIFRHMRELLKQGCVYVAQPPLYRVMSKGKRNQKPRYVQTHHEMMGELLELGLESATLILQPRDSLLANHAKGATQRREISGDELRKLAKTLSVIEEPLEALERRGIMLRRLATEHATPDGLLPRFRTFRGTEERWFATREELDAFLAEQSQSSQNVKLADDTIQAGAATPEHPEAEHAAPVDTITKADLFEVRTINQVLRALQEQHQLSLNDLLMAPMKNAEQVYPYEVIGHDTPRKLLSLRELVTTLRDLGGKGLIRTRFKGLGEMNHDELAETAMEPATRLLKRVTLDDAVAAEEIFRVLMGDHVEPRREFIEKHALDVKDLDV
- a CDS encoding homing endonuclease associated repeat-containing protein — its product is MAEKADLTQSLIDYAAVFGDDISAELFRQVAYCTDEEIAEHFESWNALRQSAGLDPQFETTRRPSNHHTRAEILELLRQAVAVHGENISLQKFQTVTGLSERLIVSRFERWSELRLAAGLTPYAHVRLRHSDEELLADVHRIAQELGRAPRRIDYQKKGGKFSGPTFLRRFGSWEGVLAAYESFAASRS
- a CDS encoding sce7726 family protein, whose product is MRDEDIRSVLLQHIRENHRDSAVIEEMPLLRTGRADIGVVNCSLWGYEIKSERDTLNRLPQQIPFYDAIFDRSIVVVAGSHLRYVRKIVPSHWGIQRAILVDGVVELHHVRKPKLNTKTSSEALVRLVWKNEAVSILRAHGLGGSNGTPLLKVWEQLLRLPKQKLADSVRLALKVRNGCGSASRRVQDGDLRSIEPTPCSRQCLAGLMQLD